The DNA window TTAAAGCTCCATCCTTAGGTATACGTAATTAATGCTCCATCCTTAGGTAACACACTTAGAATAGGAGAGATTCATGTTTCTATGGTAGATTCAAAGTTTTGTTGACCAAGTTCTCCAGAGTGATGAGTATCAATTTTTCCTATACATGTGAAACAATCATATATTAATCACAATTTTTTTTAGACATTTGGATTAAGCTTTAATAGGTCCAAATGGAATTAGATTCAACCGGTAAATTAGATGAGAATACTTGTAATTAGAGTTGTTCATGATTGAGCTGGGCCCTAACTAAATTTCAGGCCTAATTGTTAGGTCTAAGCCCGCTTGAAAAATGAGTCTAGATTTTTGACTAAGTTCAActtggataaaaatgttaaaacccgagcctagttcatattaattttttatataatttttttaaatattaaaatatatgtttctcaacaatttgaaaataaataaaaataatctttatacttaaataacactaagataagtgcAAAATTAACGAcaaaacaagtgttatacaatattcaaacgtaacaacaaaatagtgaaatgatagtaacataataataaaatgatagcaaaacagTGGCAAAAAGTGAGAAAACAgtaacaaaatatgaaaaaacagtaaagtctttttttattaaaaattcaggTCGGGCAAGACTAAAAAATTTCACCGAGGCTTGGCCTGTTTAGATTTTTTTCCAAGCTCATttttcaaacttatatttttacagaaattttctcattttttaagcTAACCTTCGGACTGAACTGTCCATATACAGCTCTatctataattatatatatatatatataaacatatatttcatCCATATACATACGTGAAACACAAATGTCAAAACATaactatttctttaaaaaatttgagtgtcctttttttatctaatttttacacttcaataattaaaaaattaagtttttttttattttttatttaaaaattttggtccATTCATTAATATAATAAGTATTTCtttgtcaaattttatttacttaaagtattaattagaatatatttataaaatacaatatataatagatgaaaaataaatattaaattgataaattttgtttgaaaaatattaataCATCAAAATACTAATAGTATTAATGATTTTCACCTTTTAAATTGcaaaaactaaaattcaaattgTGTAAAAGTAATAATTAGAAGTGTTCATTGGTCGGGTCAGATTCGGTCCAGACTCAACCAAAATTTTAGGTACGGGCTCAGCTtgaaaaatgggtctaaaatttaGCCCAAACTTGGCCTgtcgtattatttttttatataatttttaaaatatataatagatcaaaaatattaaaatattaaaataaatgtttctaaacaaattgaaaataaattaatatatatgtatatttaaataacactaagataaatgcaacttaacaagtaaatgtctctaaaataataataaaattaacaataaaataataattatataatattcaattaataacaacaatatagtagcaatataatagtgaaatagtagaaaaatagtgagaaaataataagaaagtaatagcaaaacagtaaaaaatagtaaaaacacaaccgttctttttttttttacaaattcgaATCAAATCGGGTTAGAGCCAAAAAAGTCTTACTCGAAACTTGACTCACTTCGTAAATGAgtctaattttttattcaaacttatttttaaatttacatttttattcaaactttATCACTTTTCGACCAAACCTTCTCACATAACCATAAACAGATGTAGTAACAACATGTTTTGAGACAAAGGCTTCGTAAACAACCCTTACCGAGGCGATGTAGTTCGAATATTACAATGtcgtatttatattattttttatattatataatatcctattatttgatactttaattattttctaatattgataATGACAGCcgccttatttttgtccaaattcatCAAATCTAGGCATCTTAAaagctttttttctttctattgtttacgtattttatttatttatttaggtaaaaatatcatagaggtccctatataaagagttaaattatattgtatttctttttattcagaaatagataaattagtccttaaattttagattaaagagcaaacttatatttttattaaaaaaattatccattTCTACTACTAAAAATTAGTCCATATACATCAACATAAAGCATACATAACACGTCATGTGTTTTTATCTGATTATTTCATCAATCAAGCTAATTTGTAacaataaaatagataaatattttataaaaataactaatttacGCTTTAATCTAGTGTATACGGATTAATTGGAAAAAAAGAGATTAACGTAAAGCCATGAAGATACATTTTATTAATAAAACTCCCACCACCTTTCATTCTGTAGCTGATGCTTTGTGCCTTCTTGACACTTTCCAGTTTCCACtgaacaaaaggaaaaaaattgagaagaaattaaaacaaacataaatatttttcatcaattagACCAAATATATTCTCTCTGATCCTCTGGCCATGAGAAAAAAGAACAAATCCACGTGTATGCTATCCGCCATTTTCAACGTGCAGATGAAGAAATTATATAAACAAACAAAGGGAAAAGCAAAGCAAAGGCGTCAGATTAAGGGAAAATACAGAAAACGATGAAGCTTAAGGTATACGCAGATCGCTTGTCTCAGCCAGTTCGAGCTGTAATCATCTTCTGCGAGTAATTTTTTTCTCGCCTTTTCTTGAGCTATTATCTGGTTtctcttctctctctttttttttttttaaattttctttaatctccttttttttttggtaaattaggGTAAATGGAATAGACTATGAGGAAATCAAAGTAGATCTCGCAAATCGTGAACATTTAACTCCTGAATTCGCAGGTATTCATTCTTCCCTTTCTAATTTCACTATTCGAATTCTACTCCAATTTGTTATTTGTTATTCGCAGGtgtttgatattttaattaattgttattAGTTGATTACTTTTGAAATTCACAAAGATTaaataattctaatttttttgagagggaccaatttgctcaatatTAAAATTGAGATGGACTGGAGAGCTatttttaccttatttattttacTAGATTTATAAATTTCGAATTATTTTGTCATAGAAATAAATCCCATGCAACAGCTGCCGGCCATTGTTCATGGATCATTTAAGCTGTTTGAAAGGTAatcaaagtgttttttttttactcttaGTTCAATGATTCGatatatttattgattaaatttatttgttgCAGCCATGCTATTCTTATCTATCTTGCTTCTTCATTTCCTGGAGTTGCTGATCATTGGTAGGTGCAATTTGCTTTTTTTTGGcagattatttgttatttttttcaccaaaaaaataatttatctattGTCCGAGTGGGTGAAAATAAAACCAtgattaacatatattttttttaaaaatagatagtTTCACTAACATTTTTGAAAGAAGTATAATCATATAAACAGGGTGAAGCGAGAATTTTTTGTTGGAAGGACTAAATTTGATTCATAAATTTTTGGGAGAGCTAAAAATTTAATTccgtcattaaaattttaaaatttttcaagggATTAAATTATAACCTTTACACTTTTAGAGGGgccataattaaattttaaattttagtgaggctAAAATACAACTTCGATGGTATGTCGATGGCTCAATGTTCTTGTGATGTTAACGTTGGAAGGATTAACTAACTTATCTGCCAATGCCTTGTACTGAAACTTTTAGGCAGTTCAATCACGGGATTATTAATATAATTCGACATATTTCCGTTCTGTTTGGATATAATAGAGGTGCTTATGGTCGAATCAggtttaaaaatgatattaatatattttgttcTTACTCAAGCTTGATCCGGTCTAAAATATAGGTTAAAATTTGTTCGAATCCGTCCATATTTGCAAAAGATTAACTAAACAAATTTTAAGTTcgctcataatttttttaaaaaaattaaaaaatatgtatttatattatattatttcaatatttagaattttatacatttttattgaaatttttttatatcatcttaacattattttaatgtttacattaaggtagtattatatatttagtataggttttttttaaatttttttctaaattacataatataaaatattataaatttaaaaatgagtCGGGCTTAGGCGTTAAATGTTCAAGCCAGAACCTAACACATATTTTAAACAAGGTTAATTTCttgtccaaatttattttttaagcctaatatttttatctaaaaccTCTCAAATTTCGGAGAGATCTTCATACCTGAAAGACAGCCCAATCCATGAACAGTTGTAAGATATACCACACCAGTTATAACTGAGTTTTTGCTACTTCGTTTCGAGGTATCCGGCTGATGTTTACAAGAGAAGTAAGATACACTCGGTGTTGGATTGGCATCACTCCAACTTACGTTGTGGTCCAAGTATGTAGTTAACGCCTAAATGGATCGTACACTTTTTAAGTTTTCTGTGCTTGTTCATAGTGATTGGTGCACTGATGTTGTAGGATAATGTTTGCTTCGTATCTTATGACATGTTGTTTCCCTTCGTGGACCAATCACCGATGCTATATGCGTGTGCTTGTCTCTGAACATGAATCCTTTTCAGTTTATCTATGCCGATATGTTACCTTCTATCTAGATATGCTTGTGTTGCGGTTCCTTTTGAAACTCGATGCTTCCATTTGTTTCAGTCACAATTGTTCAGAATTCTATTCTAGCGCCTGTGTTTCGCAGTCCATTGAATCCAGAAGCAGTTGCTGAAGGCGAGAAAATTCTGTCCGCAGCTCTGTCGAAGACCGAATCTTTTTGGCTCGACGATAATAGGCCTTTTTTGCTCGGTCAGAACCAACCATCAATAGCCGATCTTATCCTCGTTTGTGACATAATGCAAGTTAAGGTATGTTTTTTATGAATCAATCTTTTTCGTCATCTCCGCCGTGGCCCCGTATGCTTAATGTTTCGtgctttaaaaattaaatcacgcATCGATAACAATTTCTTCGATGTAGCTTGTGGGTGAGACGGATTGGAACAGATTATTGGGTCCTTACAAGAAAGTTCAGCAATGGATCGAGAACACAAGAAATGCTACAAATCCTCACTTTGATGAACTGCATAAGGTCCTGAAGGAACTCAAAGAAAAACTGCAAAATTAGCAATTAAAAGGGTTTAGCAAATAATGAAGGTGGTGGAGTCTTTGCATTCAAGAATCTGAGAAATGAAGAACTGCATTACTATAGTATGTATAATTAGAACGTGTGGTATGTTTTCAGTCACTAAGAACAGTGGGTTATGTTTATATAAACAGATGTTGTGGTATTGTAATGGATGATGAGTAAATATTGGCTTATATATAAGAGTTTCACTCTGTTTTACTTATTGTTTCGTTGTACTGTAAGTCCTCTGGTTAGCTATTTTACTCCAATTTCGAGATTAGGAAAATggatatatttaatatttaaatttttaattatttatatataatagtttAGTAATTTTGTGGTTTACCCAGAAGAAATCACACGTGTATGCTACCTGACCTAGTCTATTCGCGGTTGAAGAAATGACATAAAGGAAGCAAAGTCAACAAAACAAAGGTGtttgaacaaaataaataaataatggcgGAGgataaattaagggaaaaataCCGAAAACAGAGACTGAAGTGGAAAGATCAAAAGGGATAAACATGA is part of the Gossypium hirsutum isolate 1008001.06 chromosome D11, Gossypium_hirsutum_v2.1, whole genome shotgun sequence genome and encodes:
- the LOC107904489 gene encoding glutathione S-transferase T1 isoform X2, whose product is MKLKVYADRLSQPVRAVIIFCEVNGIDYEEIKVDLANREHLTPEFAEINPMQQLPAIVHGSFKLFESHAILIYLASSFPGVADHCPLNPEAVAEGEKILSAALSKTESFWLDDNRPFLLGQNQPSIADLILVCDIMQVKLVGETDWNRLLGPYKKVQQWIENTRNATNPHFDELHKVLKELKEKLQN
- the LOC107904489 gene encoding glutathione S-transferase T1 isoform X1; translation: MKLKVYADRLSQPVRAVIIFCEVNGIDYEEIKVDLANREHLTPEFAEINPMQQLPAIVHGSFKLFESHAILIYLASSFPGVADHWYPADVYKRSKIHSVLDWHHSNLRCGPITIVQNSILAPVFRSPLNPEAVAEGEKILSAALSKTESFWLDDNRPFLLGQNQPSIADLILVCDIMQVKLVGETDWNRLLGPYKKVQQWIENTRNATNPHFDELHKVLKELKEKLQN